From a region of the Maridesulfovibrio ferrireducens genome:
- a CDS encoding ABC transporter permease subunit produces MEGFKKSLLVSLWFMFLVLPIMGVFVDSVENVVIWRLERVLYVGICTFFLSYVWRFMIRKKEAGNKVDEESGEEQISTYSKILSSPSFYYPLLAGILIFAIIFPQLFSMYQVNIMISALIYVVLGLGLNIVVGLAGLLDLGYVAFYAVGAYSYALMNLYWGVNFWVALPVGALLGALCGILLGFPVLRLRGDYLAIVTLGFGEIIRLVLENWGDFTHGPSGIANIPRPDFFGLFTGLSNSIHFMYYLMIVLVIFTIFVVNRLKNSRIGRAWQALREDEIACQAMGIDKVKTKLMAFSLGATWAGLVGVVFAAKTSFINPASFTFLESAIILSIVVLGGMGSILGVILGALVLILLPEYLRAFSEYRMLIFGATMVLVMVFRPQGLIRDVRQKIDINAIKKALGEANE; encoded by the coding sequence ATGGAAGGCTTTAAAAAATCTTTATTGGTCTCATTGTGGTTCATGTTCTTAGTCCTGCCTATTATGGGGGTCTTCGTGGACTCAGTTGAGAATGTTGTTATATGGCGATTGGAAAGAGTTCTATACGTTGGTATATGTACCTTTTTCCTTTCTTACGTCTGGCGTTTCATGATCCGTAAAAAAGAAGCCGGCAACAAAGTTGATGAGGAATCCGGCGAAGAGCAGATTTCTACGTATAGTAAAATTCTGTCTAGTCCGTCATTTTATTATCCATTGCTTGCCGGAATTTTGATTTTTGCAATTATCTTCCCGCAACTTTTTTCGATGTATCAGGTCAATATCATGATCTCGGCGCTCATTTATGTGGTGCTTGGACTTGGGCTTAACATTGTTGTCGGGTTGGCAGGGCTTCTTGATCTCGGCTACGTAGCTTTTTATGCGGTAGGTGCTTATTCCTACGCGCTTATGAATTTATATTGGGGAGTTAATTTTTGGGTTGCGTTGCCTGTCGGCGCATTGCTTGGAGCCCTTTGCGGAATTCTACTCGGTTTTCCCGTGTTGCGCCTCCGGGGTGATTATCTTGCGATTGTTACACTCGGATTCGGTGAAATTATCCGGCTTGTGCTGGAAAACTGGGGTGATTTTACTCACGGACCCAGCGGGATTGCAAATATTCCCAGACCTGACTTTTTCGGCTTGTTCACAGGTCTCTCAAATTCGATACACTTCATGTATTATCTGATGATTGTATTGGTTATTTTCACAATTTTTGTTGTGAACAGACTTAAAAATTCCCGCATAGGCCGTGCGTGGCAGGCTCTTCGTGAAGATGAGATTGCATGTCAGGCCATGGGGATTGATAAAGTTAAAACTAAGCTGATGGCATTTTCTCTGGGAGCCACATGGGCAGGTCTGGTCGGTGTTGTTTTTGCTGCAAAAACTTCATTCATCAATCCGGCCAGTTTTACATTCCTTGAGTCAGCAATCATTTTATCAATAGTTGTTCTCGGTGGTATGGGGTCAATTCTCGGGGTTATCCTCGGTGCCTTGGTGCTCATACTTCTTCCTGAATATCTCAGAGCCTTTTCCGAATATCGTATGCTTATTTTCGGAGCCACGATGGTGTTGGTGATGGTATTTAGACCGCAGGGACTTATTAGAGATGTACGACAGAAAATTGATATTAATGCCATCAAGAAAGCTTTAGGTGAAGCCAATGAGTAA
- a CDS encoding branched-chain amino acid ABC transporter permease has translation MDYFLELFFSGLTRGSIYALIALGYTMVYGIIELINFAHGEVYMIGAFVGLTVAGVLTSFGFPATSIMVMASMAAVVYAAAYGYTLEKIAYRPLRSAPRLSPLISAIGMSIFLQNYVMLSQTSDFLSFPTLTPEFDFLEKYSSTIGSSDFLIITVAAFVMIVLSLFIKFTRMGKAMRATAQNRKMAMLVGINVDQVISATFIIGSSLAAVGGVLIASHIGQINFFIGFIAGIKAFTAAVLGGIGSIPGAVLGGLILGWTESFCTGYVSSDYEDVFAFALLVIILIFRPSGLLGKAPVQKV, from the coding sequence ATGGATTATTTTCTGGAATTATTTTTCAGCGGCCTGACTCGGGGAAGTATCTATGCGCTTATCGCTCTTGGTTATACCATGGTTTACGGTATCATCGAGTTGATTAACTTTGCTCATGGTGAAGTTTATATGATTGGTGCTTTTGTCGGACTTACAGTTGCCGGAGTGCTTACCAGCTTTGGATTTCCCGCTACATCAATTATGGTTATGGCATCTATGGCTGCCGTCGTTTATGCCGCTGCTTACGGTTATACTCTTGAAAAGATTGCCTATCGTCCTCTAAGGAGTGCACCGAGGCTTTCTCCTCTTATTTCCGCAATCGGTATGTCTATTTTTCTTCAGAACTATGTGATGCTTTCACAGACTTCTGATTTTCTTTCATTTCCTACACTTACACCTGAGTTCGATTTCCTTGAGAAGTATTCTTCTACGATCGGTTCATCTGACTTTCTTATAATTACGGTTGCAGCTTTCGTAATGATTGTTCTCAGCCTGTTTATTAAGTTTACCAGAATGGGCAAAGCCATGCGCGCCACGGCTCAAAACCGTAAAATGGCTATGCTTGTCGGAATCAATGTTGATCAGGTCATATCTGCTACTTTTATTATCGGTTCATCTTTGGCTGCAGTCGGGGGAGTTTTAATTGCCTCGCATATCGGGCAGATTAACTTTTTTATCGGTTTCATCGCAGGGATTAAAGCCTTCACCGCCGCAGTTCTTGGCGGTATCGGTTCCATTCCGGGAGCAGTTCTTGGCGGACTGATTCTTGGTTGGACTGAAAGTTTCTGCACCGGATATGTCTCCAGTGATTATGAAGATGTATTCGCTTTCGCGTTGCTGGTAATTATTCTGATTTTCCGACCTTCTGGTTTACTTGGTAAAGCTCCAGTTCAGAAGGTTTAA
- a CDS encoding branched-chain amino acid ABC transporter substrate-binding protein, with protein MKRSLLALSCVLMLTVGFVVFGGEKNAEASAKTILLGVAGAHSGDLASYGLPSLEAAKLVVKAVNDAGGINGVQVVISSQDDQCKPEFATNAAFKLVSDEVTVVLGHICSGATKAALPIYKESNLVCMSPSATTPTLTQSGDYPNFFRTIASDDAQAALATDFAIDTLGLKKIAVIHDKGDYGKGFADFAKKYIEESSKADVVLFEGVTPGAVDYSAVVQKIKASGADSVIFGGYHPEASKIVSQIRKKKITIPFISDDGVKAQKFINVAGKASEGVYATGPRDITGNPMYKVALDQYKATHDGDPGAFFFEAYSATQALLKAIERAGSTDYEKIVYALRNEEVETPVGKIKFDSKGDALGVGFSMYQVKDGAYQEVK; from the coding sequence ATGAAACGTTCATTGCTGGCTCTGTCGTGTGTTCTGATGTTGACCGTCGGTTTCGTCGTATTCGGCGGAGAAAAAAATGCAGAAGCTTCTGCTAAAACTATCCTTCTCGGAGTTGCCGGGGCTCACAGTGGTGACCTTGCTTCTTACGGTCTACCTTCACTTGAAGCTGCAAAGCTCGTTGTTAAGGCTGTTAATGATGCGGGCGGTATAAACGGTGTTCAGGTTGTTATTTCCAGTCAGGATGATCAGTGTAAGCCTGAATTTGCAACGAATGCTGCATTTAAGCTCGTTTCTGATGAAGTAACAGTTGTTCTCGGTCACATTTGCTCAGGAGCTACCAAGGCTGCTCTTCCTATCTATAAAGAGTCCAATCTCGTTTGTATGTCTCCTTCCGCAACCACTCCTACTCTGACTCAGAGCGGAGACTATCCTAACTTTTTCAGAACAATAGCTTCTGATGATGCTCAGGCAGCTCTTGCTACAGATTTCGCTATTGATACACTCGGACTTAAGAAAATTGCTGTAATCCATGACAAGGGTGACTACGGTAAAGGTTTTGCTGATTTCGCTAAGAAATACATCGAAGAATCCAGTAAAGCAGACGTTGTCCTTTTCGAAGGCGTAACTCCCGGAGCTGTTGATTATTCTGCAGTAGTTCAGAAAATTAAAGCTTCCGGCGCAGATAGCGTTATCTTTGGTGGATACCACCCTGAAGCTTCTAAAATCGTATCTCAGATCCGCAAAAAGAAAATCACCATTCCTTTCATTTCAGATGACGGAGTTAAAGCTCAGAAGTTCATCAACGTTGCCGGAAAAGCTTCCGAAGGCGTATATGCAACCGGTCCTCGTGATATCACTGGAAACCCAATGTATAAGGTCGCTCTTGACCAGTACAAGGCAACTCATGATGGCGACCCCGGTGCATTCTTCTTTGAAGCATATTCTGCAACACAGGCTTTGCTTAAAGCTATCGAAAGAGCCGGTTCTACAGACTATGAAAAGATCGTATACGCACTCCGCAACGAAGAAGTTGAGACTCCAGTAGGAAAGATCAAATTCGATTCAAAGGGTGATGCTCTCGGTGTCGGCTTCTCAATGTATCAAGTCAAAGACGGTGCATATCAGGAAGTTAAATAG
- a CDS encoding tetratricopeptide repeat protein gives MTSKKQTNPVGRSFALGGGQKFVVILLGVALLVIFVSSLTYRMNHPGNKVEFQQQKESSSSGMSQEAMGESMKEIRKLMDLMRDNPEDMKVQLELANAFMMIRAYDRAQTFFEKVVENEPANINALMGLGMCYYQAEKFDKAAEAFDKILLVDPDDSMAHFNTGIIKKYYLHAHEEAEEHFKKIIANPKSSDDMRSHAEEELKKEAHED, from the coding sequence ATGACAAGTAAAAAACAAACAAATCCTGTCGGCAGAAGTTTTGCTCTTGGCGGCGGACAAAAATTTGTCGTAATTCTGCTTGGAGTTGCCTTACTTGTAATTTTTGTATCATCACTGACATACCGCATGAATCATCCCGGTAATAAGGTGGAATTCCAGCAACAGAAGGAATCATCCAGTTCGGGCATGAGTCAGGAAGCCATGGGTGAGAGTATGAAGGAAATTCGTAAGCTGATGGACCTCATGCGTGATAATCCAGAGGATATGAAAGTTCAGCTTGAACTTGCAAATGCTTTCATGATGATTCGTGCTTATGACCGGGCACAGACCTTTTTTGAAAAGGTTGTTGAGAACGAGCCTGCTAATATAAATGCTTTGATGGGGCTTGGAATGTGTTACTATCAAGCTGAGAAGTTTGATAAGGCTGCCGAGGCGTTTGATAAAATACTGTTAGTTGATCCTGATGATTCCATGGCCCATTTTAATACGGGAATTATTAAGAAATATTATCTGCATGCGCATGAAGAAGCTGAAGAGCATTTTAAGAAGATCATCGCAAATCCTAAATCATCTGACGACATGAGATCTCATGCCGAAGAAGAGCTAAAGAAAGAGGCTCACGAAGATTAG
- a CDS encoding CcmD family protein, giving the protein MTNETYLLIGNIAVWAGIAGYLAFIAAKGVAMERRITQMEMLDNDK; this is encoded by the coding sequence ATGACTAACGAAACATACTTGCTTATTGGAAATATTGCTGTCTGGGCGGGAATAGCCGGATATCTGGCTTTTATTGCAGCCAAAGGTGTAGCCATGGAACGGCGCATCACACAGATGGAGATGCTAGATAATGACAAGTAA
- the ccsA gene encoding cytochrome c biogenesis protein CcsA has product MSLAVAALISGIALCTGQYFIWMYAPVETTMGLVQKIFYIHMPMAVWAMISFFVVFIFSALYLIKRDIKFDYIAGAAAEIGVVFSGLALITGSLWGRAAWNVWWTWDPRLTTTLIMWFVYAAYLVLRTSPMSAERRSLVCAVLGIVAFVDVPLVFYSARLWRSVHPAVLGAKGGGMEPEMLTTLIVNVSAFGLLWLVLLAVRFRQTRLAGKLDARLVWDNE; this is encoded by the coding sequence ATGAGTCTTGCAGTTGCGGCGCTGATTTCCGGCATTGCCCTGTGTACCGGGCAGTATTTTATCTGGATGTATGCTCCCGTTGAGACGACTATGGGATTGGTACAGAAAATATTCTACATCCATATGCCGATGGCGGTATGGGCCATGATCAGTTTTTTCGTAGTATTTATTTTCAGTGCGTTGTACTTGATTAAAAGAGATATTAAATTTGATTATATTGCAGGGGCTGCCGCTGAAATCGGTGTTGTTTTCAGTGGACTTGCTCTTATAACCGGTTCCCTCTGGGGACGGGCGGCATGGAATGTCTGGTGGACATGGGATCCGAGGCTGACCACGACTCTTATTATGTGGTTCGTTTATGCTGCTTATCTGGTGCTTAGAACTTCGCCAATGTCTGCCGAACGCAGATCTTTAGTGTGCGCTGTCCTTGGAATCGTCGCTTTTGTTGATGTCCCTCTCGTTTTTTATTCAGCGCGACTCTGGAGAAGTGTACATCCTGCGGTGCTCGGGGCCAAAGGGGGCGGAATGGAACCTGAAATGTTAACTACATTGATCGTCAATGTTTCAGCATTTGGACTTTTGTGGCTGGTTTTGCTGGCTGTCCGTTTTCGTCAGACCCGTCTTGCCGGAAAGCTTGATGCCCGGTTGGTCTGGGATAATGAATAA
- a CDS encoding heme exporter protein CcmB, translated as MLKRGLIIASKDLKLSVGGGQGLTQAVLLGLLLIFVFSLSRPAGQLVEAQAASAIFWLASCFGLVLVFNTLFSMEESNEARLGLLSSPVPLHAVWFGKGLAGFGLLLCSQLVFLPATIVFLGQDLKGSFAFFAITVLAADWGLVSLGALLGAISQGQAARESLLSVILFPLLLPILLGAIQLMTSAFSGVEALDQSSWLGIILSSSALFSGAGLILFPFVYSGEQ; from the coding sequence ATGTTAAAACGAGGACTGATCATTGCATCCAAGGACCTTAAACTGTCGGTCGGCGGAGGACAGGGGTTAACGCAAGCAGTTCTTCTGGGACTTTTGCTGATCTTTGTTTTTAGTCTTTCGCGTCCGGCTGGGCAACTTGTAGAAGCTCAGGCCGCGTCGGCTATATTCTGGCTGGCTTCTTGTTTCGGACTGGTGCTGGTTTTTAATACATTGTTTTCTATGGAAGAATCAAATGAAGCTCGATTGGGACTGCTTTCTTCTCCTGTCCCTCTTCATGCTGTCTGGTTCGGAAAAGGTTTAGCTGGATTCGGATTACTTCTGTGTTCACAGTTGGTATTTCTTCCAGCTACAATTGTGTTTCTTGGTCAGGACTTGAAAGGCTCTTTCGCCTTTTTTGCAATTACTGTTTTAGCTGCGGATTGGGGTCTTGTTTCTTTAGGGGCGTTGCTTGGTGCAATCTCTCAGGGACAGGCCGCAAGAGAATCGCTTTTATCAGTCATTCTTTTTCCTCTGCTTCTGCCTATCCTGCTCGGTGCAATACAATTGATGACCTCGGCTTTCTCCGGGGTTGAGGCTCTTGATCAATCATCGTGGCTGGGGATTATTTTGTCCTCATCTGCGTTATTCAGCGGAGCCGGCCTGATCCTTTTTCCTTTTGTATATAGTGGTGAACAATAA
- a CDS encoding ABC transporter ATP-binding protein, which produces MQTNESIALKVRNAAKFFGTRLIFKNVSCDVHKGEILLVVGRNGAGKTTLLKIMAGLSRPSAGSAEIITPPEKTAYLGHSTFIYPRLSALRNLSFWASMYGLSPSRDELMVLLRRVGLERAAEELAGSFSRGMAQRLNLARVFLIDPDLLFLDEPGTGLDQASLSLLREEVVAFRDRGAAVVWISHDVNHDATLADRILGLASSKLEYLGAAADFDPETVLGGKVC; this is translated from the coding sequence GTGCAAACTAATGAAAGTATAGCTCTTAAAGTGCGCAATGCTGCCAAGTTTTTTGGCACGAGGCTGATATTTAAGAACGTGAGTTGTGACGTTCACAAGGGGGAAATCCTTCTTGTGGTCGGTCGTAATGGTGCGGGTAAGACCACTTTGCTAAAGATTATGGCAGGTCTGTCACGACCTTCAGCCGGATCTGCGGAGATTATTACACCTCCTGAAAAAACAGCTTATCTCGGGCATTCCACGTTTATTTATCCCCGGCTCAGTGCTTTAAGAAATCTCTCTTTCTGGGCTTCAATGTATGGGCTTTCTCCATCCCGCGACGAACTTATGGTTTTGCTGCGTAGAGTAGGCCTTGAAAGGGCGGCGGAAGAACTTGCAGGTTCCTTTTCACGGGGAATGGCTCAGCGCCTGAATCTGGCGCGGGTTTTTCTGATTGATCCTGATCTTCTCTTTTTGGATGAACCGGGTACCGGGCTTGATCAGGCTTCGCTTAGCCTACTTCGTGAAGAAGTCGTTGCTTTTCGTGACCGGGGTGCTGCGGTTGTCTGGATCAGCCATGATGTAAATCATGATGCGACTCTTGCTGATAGAATACTCGGCCTTGCAAGTAGCAAGCTTGAGTATCTGGGGGCAGCGGCTGATTTTGATCCGGAAACAGTTCTCGGAGGGAAGGTATGTTAA